TTTTGACAACTAAAAGATCAGACCACCATATAAAAGACTTGTGGTAGAATGCAGATTACCTCATCTTCAAGCaagttttaaaatgattaattatttGTTCCCTAAAATCCTAGCAATAAACTGAGAGAACAGCCAAAAGAGAGAACGAAAAGTTTAAGTGCCAAACCTGAATTTTTAACTCTCGCTGCCTAGATGCCCATTCTTCTTCCACAGCTCGCTTGTATTGATCTGTCTGTTTGAGCTTTTCTCGGTCAATAATCATATCCTTTTCACAAGAAACTATGGCATCATGTAATgcatcactttcatcacatttttCACTGTTGGGCATAGAATTAATTTTTGATTGCTCGGCTATTGAAAAAGATTGCTGAATTCGAGTTTCGTCATTCTGAGAACTGTCCCCATCACAATAAATCTTACTACTGGTTACTGGAATTCCATCTAATGGAGTCTTAACAGAAGTGGATTCATCAAAAAGAGTTCCAACTTCAACGTCAACAGGATTCATATCATTTTCAACCTGTTTTTCTTCTGATGATTTAGGACTTGACATCAATGGTTCTTTGGATTGTAGCTTCTCCTTTTCATTCGCAACTGTATTTTCATGTTGCAAATCACTTTGGCATGGGTCAAATTTTGAGGGTGCCCGAGAAAACTCTTGATTTCTATCCCTTGAAAGAGGAACTTCCATAAATCTTTCTCTTCCAAATATAACATCAGCCTCAATACGAGAAAACTGAGCTTCAGCAGTTGGCCTATATTTTGACTGTGAAAAGTTTTCATGACCAACTTTCTTCTCAGATCCTACAAAAGGCCTTTCTGTCCTATCGAGACAAGTATCATCAAAGTAACTATCACTATTAGTCTCAAAGGCAGGAGACTTTTGTTTCTGAATATTTGAATCACTTGAACCAGAGAATGCAGAGGTTCCAGCATATTGCTGACTCCTATTTTCTCCAACTCCAGGAGTACCATTACGTGATACTGAGGCACTCGTCTGATCCTCTGAACCAGATTGACCGTTTCTAACATTATATCGTTTTCTCTGGAAAGCTTTCTCCCACTGTTCTTTAAGTTTTCCAATAGAACCTTCAATAACTTCACAATCAGAACAATCACTTTCAGATGAGCTATCCTCAGAGTCAGGACTTAAACCAAAACGTTTTCCACAAGGAGTCTTCCCAGCATATGTTTTCTTGCACTTTGATAGTTTGAATGCAGGTTTCTTTTCCCTGATGAACGAGCAGTCATCGTCATCATCTAATCCTGTAGATTTCTTCATGAAGTTAGGTGCAGGACAACTTTTTCTTGAGGAGGCATCACTGTCCAAGTCACCAGCAGGTTCAACACAAATTTCGGGATCATCTATTTTATCAGTTTCATCATCATCGATGCTAATTACACTGGGAGAAAAGAAATGCTTGCCTCCCTTTGATCCACTAGAACGTTGTAAATTTTCCTCCACAGACTCAGGAGCATCGATGATGACGACATTCTCAAATCTATCACCATCAACGTCAATGAAAACAACATTCTCAAATTTCCCTTTTGAGTTGCATCTTCTCAGCAGGTTCTTCCAGGCTTCTTTCCCTCTCATTTTACTTTTTCCTTCCTGCATACACAAATGCATAACATATCTGGGATTAACAGTATTACAACAACTGCAACAGAAAATATGCAATAATCTCACATCGAACTTTCATGATCATACAACGCCCACTTTCTTAAgcttatgaaaatgaaaatattaaaatatagattGAGAATGTTACGATCCTAAGCAACATTTATTTAGCGTTTTATGATAAGAAACATAGCCGACAACCGTTAACACAACAAAGCTTTTTGAGCAAGCGCCTAAGAATTAAAACCTTGTCCCCAATAAAATCCTCAATGAAGCAGACCGCAACATTCAAGCGCATAATCTAATAAACAAAGCGATTGAGAagtaatagttaaaattttagaagCTCGAAACACAGAAACATAGCTGAGGACATAAAGATTAACTGAactaaaaatagaaacaaaacaagCGAATTCAAATAACCTAACATGCATAAGTTGACTAAATTCACAAACGAAATCCACGATAGATAAACCCTAATTCCAGTCAGCATTACACAAAATTGAAGAGAAGTCATAAAATATAAGCATATCCAGGATATAACTACGATTTAAGAAAGTGCGAAAAAGAATTGAAAGATCAAATTACTAAAAATGCAACGACACCGAACCTACCTTAATCGAAGCGATCGAGAAGGAAACAGATAGAAAGGAGGGGGGATTTAAAGGGAAAAAGAGGCGATGGATTTATTGGGAGAAATAAAGAGTGAGAGCATTGACGAAACTGGGACGTTAGGGTTTTCGATAAATCGTGGTGAACGCTTTCGATTTTGAACCAAAAAACTGTTAAACTCTGAAACAGGGAAATTCGTTttgtcaaattaaataaataaagaatggaagataattttgaagaaagaaataattaaaaattaaaatgataagaaTCTTGTTTGGTACGCCGAGAGGAAGAAAACTGACAATTACTCcccttttttgaaattttgatataaaaatgttttgagtttttattatatgaaaaaaCTAAAGCATCAggtttatatttaaaagattagtggaaaaatatatttacttgTTTACGTCATCCAGTTCAATTACTTTTATCGagaataatgaaatttatttttttaaattttacatattttcattttttaaaattatttttagaattttcatttcttttaatatttatcaTCTTCTAAAGAACTGAAAAAAcattgtttattaaaaattttaaatatctctaatttttttaaaatcgtatcggataattaaattaatttaaattaatttcatcTTTTTCCGAACTTAGCTTAAATATAttcgatttattttattttaaaaaataatatctcttatattaaagttattaattaaagaataacatttaatttagaatttaaatccTAATAATTTTAGTCAATTTTTATACTAAAAGTATTCGAATTAAATTGCagtttaatttttctaaataaaattttattaaccttaaatctgatttattcaaatgattcatttaaaaatagaataaatattaaatttatacatgaactttagaTTAGTGTACAATCTGacatatgaattttgatttgattatatCTACTAAACTTGAATTGGGGTTTATAAATgtacatataaaattataattttaattcaattatacacatataaataaatatttttatatttaattaatataattatttggatATGTAATATATcaacttaaaataatttaattcaataataatgaTTTGTGAAATCAAAATTTCACGCCTAGTTTTGATAATTActctttcaaaaattaataaaataaaaatttgttttatgGAAAAAGGCATTGCGGCTTCAGGGGTTTGTTTTATATGGTGTGAAGATATTAGAAATTTCAGAGACAAAGGAGAAGAATTTTCTGGGAAACTTACCTTAAGCGTGAGTGTTGACAAAACACACAATTTCATCATGATACATTTGCCCATTTTCCACCTTAAAATTTTAGCCATCAAGTTATGATCCCTAAAATTCATTTTCAaccatttataaaatttatataaatgctTCTATTTCCTATTCGAATAATGTAAATAAATTGTTACATACATAAGCCTTTTTCACCATCTAAATTATAGGCCTAACTAATTAAATGATAtcatatattttctattttttttatatcacaTAAGCATTTATCTCATTTTttccatcaaaataaaattacctaatgtaagaaaaaaaaattcctcagcttgtttttctttatttttctctcttccattttaattttttccaattAAAGGTTagattttttttcgtttttcttttttttttcgagtgcaaaattaatatcaatttataaaacgttaaaaaaaattatgtgtaACGCTCATTCAATGAAAGCAAACAAAAAAAGCGAGGTAGAAAGAGAAAGATATGTAAAACTCATTGAAATTACATTTGGAAGAGTGTTGAGATTGGTTTAGATGAGCGaataaaaataatagttatattggatattatagtaataatattaaaattagtagtaaaatatttatttagattcaaatgCAAATGTGATAGTACCGTGGAAATAAAAAAGCAATCATTATTAACATTTTaagttatttgatatttatgaaattattaaaattataatcaaGACTCTTTATACCAGTCACGTTTTAtaacaaaattatattataacaacTAAAATTGTTGCATAAttagttttttatgttttattttttttctttgtataaCAATTTTTTATCTATAACAGCACCAATCATTAAGGAAAAAGTACACTCTTTACTAAATCTAATATATCTACCAACAAGTAGGTGGGTGCAATGGTAAAACATATTGTGTCCCCAAGGGAAGTACGTATGCTCGAGACAACAATGTTCGGAGGAGCAACCACAAACCCCAAACATAAAACGTTAAATGAAtctaacatatataatatatagctAGGTTTTGAAGTATTTGGGTCACTATCATGAAAATCACAAACAACAAGCTGATGTAATAGAGTTTTAAtcctaattataattttttaaaaattaatcttcGAAATTTATAAATATAGTTATTTTAATCCTAATTTTAAAATCTCCCCCATCGTCCCTCTCTCCCTCCCatgttaataattatattaataactcATATTGATGCCCTCTTTGTAGTAGAGTTTAGCAGTTAAATGTGGGAATGAATCATAGTTTTGGGTTTATAAGCATTTACGATTTGAGATGGTACTAAACCatgaatttttctttgtttttggggttTTATTGTGCAGTCAATAAGCCAAGCAAAAGCTGATGAATTTAAGCTCCGTTTGTTTGTCAGTAaaatattttatggaaaattatttctggaaaataatttacttttctaaaaataatttacttttctgGTATTTGGATGAATcggtgtaaaatattttctgttgtttggcagatttcctgaaaatattttccgaaaaaGCTGTTTTTACATatactaataaatttatatatattaataaaattatattttaattttttttacatatattgcaatgatttatttataaataaataaatcaaattaagttatattaacCCATTCAAGAATTTGAAATCAAAGTCTTGTTCCTTTTAGCTTTGTAGTGTGAAATGGACCCAAATGGAAAAAGTTGAATCCAAAACAATAACAAGATTAAACCATCTAATCTCTTATCCTTTGCTTTCAATGTTCACAAAatccctaaaaaaataaaaaaatctttaaactACAAAATGATGTATATCTAGATAAATCATTGGtagaaaaacaaaaaatggaGGAAAAATTTTCAATCTGAAACAAATGAAAATGCACCACTAGAGATACTGCCATGGCTACCATCACAAACATTGAATGCCCTTTCCAAATTAGAAACAATGTCACCAATTATAGGTCTTTCTTTACCTTCACAATTTACACAATGCATTGCAGTTTACGCCATTAGTTCCACTGCTTTAGTTTCATTAAGCTCTGGTGGTCCAACCCTGTGGTCCAAAACCTTAACCAATTCATCTGCCATAATTGCAAGCACTGCATAATTCACTAAGCTTATTGGGGTACCACCATTGTCATCATTCTTGAATATAGCTCTCTTTCCTGTAAGTAGTTCTAGCATTACAACTCCAAGTCCATAAACATCACTCTTTGTTGTTAATACATTTAAGCCATAGTACTCAGGGTCTATGTAGCTGACTGTTCCCACGGCCTTCATTGGCTTGTAATTGTGGTCGGATTCTGGATCCATGAGTGAAAGTCTGAAATCTGAAACTCTTGCTGTCCAATTCATATCAAGTAAGATGTTGGATGACTTTATATCTCTATGGATTATAGGTGGAACTGTATAGTTGTGAAGATATTCGATCCCTCGAGCTGCATCCAAAGCGATTTTGATCCTCATTTTCCAAGAATTGATCAAACTACTAGTTTTCACAACATTGTTCTTATCATGTAAATAATCATGAACAACACCAtttttcatgcattcataaacCAAAAGcctttcatctttttcatcacAATACCCAACAAGCCTAACCAaatgtttatttttcttcataTATTCTCTATGGTGTTTACAACACCAATCCATAAACAGTAAATAATACTACAAATCCCCATAAAACCTCCTATTGATCCAACTATGACAAAAGCCAATAACCCTCCCCTCAATGGAGAGGACCGCGACGTAACCACTGGAAGTGGAGGTGACGTCGGTAATGGCGGTGATGGAATGGTGAAATTGAAACAGGGTGAAGGTTTACAAATTTTACCATTTCCAAAACAAAGCCTGCTTGATTGAGGATATAATCCACACTCATTACAAGAAGATTGAAGACAAGGCCCTGGTAAAATCTCAGCTCCAAAAGGCAACTCCATTAGAGAAGTTTTCTAGTTGTTCAGTAGCATAATCTTCACatcatttagaaaaatttacactatattagaaaaattagaaaaattagaaaaatttaccCTATTTTTTATCTATATTAGAAAAAGTTTTGGTTGCTGATATAAGCGAACTCATCAGAAGCAAGAAATAACAGTGTCTCTACCATTAATCGGTAAATTGTTAAGGTTGGATTCAAACCCAAATCTTTCTCTATATCTCTCTCACTCTTTTTCATATCAATTTTCCAGAATAAATCACAGCCTTTCCCTAATAAGTACAAAAATAAACAGCCCTTTCccatatcaattttttttcgttcttattgtaatacccaattttagcccgggctcacatatgaaaacataattttcgAGGATATACaattttagatatgatatatgcaatcttagatatgatatatacaatcttagaagatatgattttgtaatattaaagatttaatttgtaaataccctttaatcttagccgttgatgtaattgatctgtaccgttggatttggggaggctcaactataaatagaggcctctcccttgattgttaaaaaaaatggagaaataaaaaaagagaacgattgacagttttttaaaggtggcatacttttttttctttcgattattttttacttatttacgattttaaaaaaggggaaggtgataccactgcgaattttatttatttttttatttagcccctccgccttttaatgtttttgtaattaagtttttttttaaatttacccctttatttattttcgaTTTCAATTCGATCCTGATTGGACGACGCCGTTTAGGGAAATAGGGAAAATTTTCCTTCCGGTCCCTCCATGTAATATGCGCGTTCAATTTGGTCCTTCAGTTTCCATTTATGTATAGATTTGCCTCAGAGTTTTTATTTACAGTTTAAATTagtcttttttcattttctttattttttattaattagtttttttattcttttttatatttagttattttttaaaaaaatatatgtatatatatttttcatatacgcatatttattttttgtagtataatataattattttatttttttatttatatgtaattattttttataacctatatgtatatatttattttagtatgtatacatattaatatttttaaccaatatatatatgaatatatatttattttttaaaaatgcaaatatatgttttttatacactttataatttatattttccttttattttcataaatgcatcatatatgtataagtttcatagcccaaaatttatttgtaaattgtatgtatatttttaatcttcataatttccatgtgtatattatatgtcttctgatttttatttattttgttttccttATTCATggtataattgtgtttacatttaagATTTTGCATGACATGGATTATTGCtttttatttcgtttatttatttgtttatattatttttatgccattaatgaatttattattgttgtatttattattatagcatttgtatgtataATATAAATGACATCatcttttactcaaatttaaaaatagaatatttCCAAGATCGAGATAatgctcgtatttaggattttcaagggaatCGAATCCTAACGTGTTgagttccgattttcttcgttaaatctaagaatcgagcatttctctttaatcaaaaaaataagaactcattattgggaattcaacacgttgtgtcctaacgtattggatgtgacgcattgatttctcgaaatgaatattttttctaaaaaagaataaaggaaatattctgaGTTTgagattttaaaggaattgtgccctaacgtattgggccgcgatttcttaaatcttggataaatggatattcttttaatattttcattatacgagtattctgacctaattcattttggaagaaattagaatgttgtgccctaacgcattgggtgtggcattttttttctctgaaatgagaagggtcttaatacgtaacgttttaagtttttaaagattatatttttaaaattttcgaccttaagacactaattaattaattaggtaccaattttgggcgttatgagggtgctaatccttcctcgtacgtaactgactcccggacccattttttctaaaattcgtagaccaaaattattttaggtgacccaatcacaccttaataaaagattggtggtgactcccaattttcattttttagaagtcgacaacctaaaaattttgtttttcaaaaaaaaaatggttttgacactTATCTTCGAGAGAGGAAGATGAACGTTGTCGCCGACTGGTGGTGCAATGTAGATTTTGACAATGAAAGGCGAAGATGGGAAAAATCAAAGATGAACGCCACCATCTGGTGTTGAGAATCGTTGTTGGCTAACGGCCAACAGAAGATCAGGGTGTCAAGGATGGGGGAAGGGAAAGGGAAGATCGGGGTGTTGAGAATCATTGTTGGCTTCTTTTcctgaaaatgtcttaccgaaataaaaaagggtaagacattttcctaaaTTAAAAGCTTCTTTTTCCGTGTTTTGTAATACATTTTACCTTAGGAAATTATTTACAGCCAAACAAACACTGGAAAAGGTTGAAAAGCTTTTCCGAAAAATGTTTTACTGATTAGGCTCCATTTGTTTGCCAATAGTTGAttttccagaaaatattttccttcTTTTACCGTGTTTGTTTGACCAAAGGAATTCATTTTCAAAAACACGAGAAAATGTCTCATTTTTTACGTAAAATGTCTTACAAATTTtatttctgtaagacattttccattcCTTCACCCTCATGACAGAGTAGTCCTTCTCCTTTCCTCTCCATCCATCAACGTCAGCCTCTCATCCTCATATTGGGTGTGCTTCTTCTTCTTGGGTGTGTTTGTTATCAACATGTTCTGTTCTCCTTTTCTCTCTCTATTGTTTTGAATGATTGTGACTCTCTTGGGTGTGCCTCTCCTCCTTTTTTCTCTCTATTGTTTTGTTCTTCTTGGTTGGAATTTGGATGATCGAGATCTTGTTTTGAATGACAAAgtcttaatcttttaaaaaaaattagaagctTTAACTATTGTTTCATTTCTCTGATGTTTTTGCTCATGTATGTTTTATATTGAAGGATCTTGTTAATTTGTTGCAAAGGTGTCAAGAAAAATGCTTTTGTATGAATAGATTTTGGTCTTAGGTTTGCTAGATCTATCAATGTCCAAGATTTGGGCTGAAGGGTCTTACTTGCTATGCTGTTTCTCTTCTAATGGCAGATTTGTAATGCATGACTGTGGGAAAAGAGATTAATCTCATTGAATTTGTACTTAAACATATTATCTTTGGATTTAAGAATTTAATGGGACTCATTGACTGCATCCTACAAAAACACACCATCTATTTTAGGGTTCTTGGAAACTTGGTAAAATGAAATCAAAACACAAAGTTCATAAGCTTTTTTTAGTAAACCATTTCTTTATTTTGCAAATGCGACT
The genomic region above belongs to Gossypium hirsutum isolate 1008001.06 chromosome D05, Gossypium_hirsutum_v2.1, whole genome shotgun sequence and contains:
- the LOC107903921 gene encoding uncharacterized protein, encoding MRGKEAWKNLLRRCNSKGKFENVVFIDVDGDRFENVVIIDAPESVEENLQRSSGSKGGKHFFSPSVISIDDDETDKIDDPEICVEPAGDLDSDASSRKSCPAPNFMKKSTGLDDDDDCSFIREKKPAFKLSKCKKTYAGKTPCGKRFGLSPDSEDSSSESDCSDCEVIEGSIGKLKEQWEKAFQRKRYNVRNGQSGSEDQTSASVSRNGTPGVGENRSQQYAGTSAFSGSSDSNIQKQKSPAFETNSDSYFDDTCLDRTERPFVGSEKKVGHENFSQSKYRPTAEAQFSRIEADVIFGRERFMEVPLSRDRNQEFSRAPSKFDPCQSDLQHENTVANEKEKLQSKEPLMSSPKSSEEKQVENDMNPVDVEVGTLFDESTSVKTPLDGIPVTSSKIYCDGDSSQNDETRIQQSFSIAEQSKINSMPNSEKCDESDALHDAIVSCEKDMIIDREKLKQTDQYKRAVEEEWASRQRELKIQAEEAQRLRKRKKAESMRVLDMERRQKQRLEEMRETQKKDEENMNIKEQLRMEVRKELSKLEISCIDMASLLRSLGIPVGGGSYPLSNEIHAAYKRALLRFHPDRASQTDIRQQVEAEEKFKLISRMKEKLLATSCH
- the LOC107902364 gene encoding putative serine/threonine-protein kinase-like protein CCR3, encoding MDWCCKHHREYMKKNKHLVRLVGYCDEKDERLLVYECMKNGVVHDYLHDKNNVVKTSSLINSWKMRIKIALDAARGIEYLHNYTVPPIIHRDIKSSNILLDMNWTARVSDFRLSLMDPESDHNYKPMKAVGTVSYIDPEYYGLNVLTTKSDVYGLGVVMLELLTGKRAIFKNDDNGGTPISLVNYAVLAIMADELVKVLDHRVGPPELNETKAVELMA